One Candidatus Hydrogenedentota bacterium genomic window carries:
- a CDS encoding ADP-ribosylglycohydrolase family protein, with translation MTKPNPPSLLLRVLMVCVFTAGQFTVSVFAEDFRRISIEDYRDKMAGAWLGQMAGVGWGFPTEFEYLSAIIPEDKVPAWTPETINQFDQDDLYVEMTFMKSLEDYGFDVTSRQAGIDFANSEYQLWHANGHARGNLRQGIAPPDSGHPEFTKHADDIDYQIEADFAGLIGPGMPNLGIEMGEKFGCIMNYGDGIYGGQFMSGMYAEAFIERDIQKIIEAGLRCIPAESQYAECIRDTVAWHKEHPDDWQKVWRLLQAKYHESPEGRRFVCKASEKGNIDAKLNGAYAVLGLLYGKGDLDQTIIISMRCGQDSDCNPASAAGVLATTMGRAKLPEKFTSALQTDTPFKYTAYTFTTLLEACEKLARQAVLRSGGLIEKDDAGREFLLIPVQTPKPSKFVQSWKAEPSTGSRYTDEERAKITAK, from the coding sequence ATGACAAAACCGAATCCCCCCTCTCTTCTCCTCCGAGTCCTAATGGTCTGTGTGTTCACTGCGGGCCAGTTCACAGTCTCAGTGTTTGCCGAAGATTTTCGCCGCATTTCGATCGAAGACTATCGCGACAAGATGGCCGGGGCCTGGCTGGGGCAGATGGCCGGGGTCGGCTGGGGCTTTCCCACGGAATTCGAGTACTTGAGTGCAATCATCCCGGAAGACAAAGTGCCGGCGTGGACGCCGGAAACGATCAATCAGTTCGATCAGGACGACCTCTATGTGGAGATGACCTTTATGAAGTCCCTGGAGGACTACGGCTTCGATGTGACGAGCCGCCAGGCGGGGATAGACTTTGCCAACAGTGAGTACCAGCTCTGGCACGCCAACGGCCACGCCCGGGGCAACTTGCGTCAGGGCATAGCGCCGCCGGATTCGGGTCACCCCGAGTTTACGAAGCACGCGGACGATATTGATTATCAGATCGAAGCCGACTTCGCGGGGCTTATCGGGCCGGGGATGCCGAATCTGGGTATCGAGATGGGCGAGAAGTTTGGCTGCATCATGAACTACGGCGACGGCATCTACGGCGGGCAGTTCATGAGCGGCATGTACGCCGAGGCCTTTATCGAGCGTGATATCCAAAAGATCATCGAGGCGGGCCTGCGCTGTATCCCGGCGGAGAGTCAGTACGCCGAGTGCATCCGCGACACGGTCGCCTGGCATAAGGAACATCCGGACGACTGGCAGAAGGTATGGCGCCTGCTCCAGGCCAAGTATCATGAATCGCCCGAGGGACGACGCTTTGTTTGCAAGGCGAGCGAAAAGGGAAACATCGACGCCAAGCTGAACGGCGCCTATGCCGTTCTGGGACTGCTCTATGGTAAGGGTGATCTGGACCAGACTATCATCATTTCCATGCGTTGCGGCCAGGACTCGGACTGCAACCCGGCCAGCGCCGCCGGCGTGCTTGCGACGACCATGGGCCGGGCCAAGTTGCCGGAGAAGTTCACGTCCGCGCTTCAGACCGACACCCCATTCAAGTATACGGCCTACACCTTCACGACCCTCCTGGAGGCCTGCGAAAAACTGGCGCGTCAGGCCGTGCTGCGCTCCGGTGGGCTCATTGAAAAGGACGACGCCGGGAGGGAGTTTCTCTTGATTCCGGTGCAAACGCCGAAGCCCAGCAAGTTCGTCCAGTCGTGGAAGGCCGAGCCTTCCACCGGAAGCCGATACACGGACGAGGAACGGGCAAAGATCACCGCGAAATAG
- a CDS encoding TerC family protein translates to MEWLIAQFGWIDSTQAWIALGTLAALEIVLGIDNIIFISILVGKLPEKQRNFARNTGLGLAMVMRLLLVFSIAWVVGLVEPWFTVLGQEISGRDFILIGGGLFLLAKATHEIHHSLEGVEGHGAASAPRSVGSVLAQIAVLDLVFSLDSVITAVGLVEHVSIMVVAIILSVGVMLFAAKGISEFVDAHPTIKILALSFLILVGVTLMVEGFDVHVPKGYIYFAMAFSVAVEMLNIKMRKRQADKVHLHKKL, encoded by the coding sequence ATGGAATGGCTTATTGCCCAGTTTGGCTGGATCGACAGTACCCAGGCCTGGATTGCGCTGGGTACGCTCGCAGCACTGGAAATCGTGCTGGGCATCGACAACATCATCTTCATCTCGATCCTGGTGGGCAAACTGCCCGAGAAACAGCGCAATTTCGCCCGAAACACGGGGCTGGGCCTCGCCATGGTGATGCGGCTCCTGCTGGTCTTCTCCATCGCGTGGGTCGTGGGCCTCGTGGAGCCCTGGTTTACCGTTCTGGGCCAGGAAATATCCGGACGTGACTTCATACTCATTGGCGGCGGCCTGTTTCTGCTGGCCAAGGCGACCCACGAGATCCATCACAGCCTTGAGGGCGTGGAGGGGCATGGCGCCGCCTCTGCGCCGCGCAGCGTGGGCTCGGTTCTCGCCCAGATTGCGGTCCTCGATCTCGTCTTTTCACTCGACTCGGTCATCACCGCCGTGGGCCTCGTGGAGCACGTCTCCATTATGGTCGTGGCCATTATCCTGTCGGTCGGTGTCATGCTCTTCGCGGCGAAGGGAATCAGCGAATTTGTCGATGCCCATCCGACCATCAAGATTCTCGCGCTCTCTTTCCTCATCCTCGTGGGTGTGACGCTCATGGTGGAAGGCTTCGACGTGCACGTGCCCAAGGGCTACATCTACTTCGCCATGGCCTTCTCCGTGGCGGTGGAAATGCTCAACATCAAGATGCGCAAACGCCAGGCGGACAAGGTCCACCTGCACAAGAAGCTCTAA
- a CDS encoding DUF4236 domain-containing protein — protein sequence MAFRFRKSIRIAPGVRMSFSKSGIGLSAGVKGARIGVNSRGTYTSLGIPGTGISMLNYHGNSKSIRRSAISIPDDYVLTSEFGEVQVTHTVRGIPKYSIEISHEGINKFQVIKGDSQEDVEQKACAKMRQWNEIWERSQILEQERSARQSRANAIAEKKKLASEQTEEAQALLAELDGILIYTLGVDDTIDWASLKGPKSYPEPRPEEPQLPTPPIEPELPRKHRRDDAKYEVRPDLLGKLFKSIHAKRLAEAETLYLADHARWESIARSIYSEYESRRNEHLQLVHRLESQYRSELDAWERRREVYSQRWQVRSDYVDAKRNRYFAGDSRVVQDYCELVLGNSKYPDYFPQAYELLYEVDDKLLVVDYQIPAPEALPTCCEIRYIQSKDEFVEKEIGQAHRNKAFSKAAYEIALRTLHELFEADRADALLEIVFNGYVATVDSRSGEDVELCIMTVKAEKNRFLSIQLDRIESKECFDSLGGRCKSPLHKLVPVEPIRSATPRD from the coding sequence ATGGCGTTCAGATTCCGAAAGTCTATTAGAATAGCCCCGGGAGTACGAATGAGCTTTAGCAAGTCAGGCATTGGCCTCAGTGCTGGCGTCAAGGGGGCACGGATTGGGGTGAATAGCCGGGGCACATATACAAGTCTAGGTATACCCGGCACGGGAATTTCCATGCTCAATTATCATGGAAATAGTAAGTCAATTCGGCGGTCTGCGATTTCGATTCCAGACGACTATGTATTGACCAGCGAGTTCGGCGAGGTTCAGGTTACGCACACCGTGCGAGGCATTCCAAAGTACTCAATCGAGATATCTCATGAAGGAATTAACAAATTCCAAGTCATTAAGGGAGATAGTCAAGAAGACGTCGAGCAAAAAGCTTGCGCCAAGATGCGCCAATGGAATGAGATCTGGGAGCGAAGTCAGATTCTCGAGCAGGAACGTTCCGCGAGGCAGTCAAGAGCAAATGCAATTGCAGAAAAAAAGAAACTTGCCTCAGAGCAGACGGAAGAGGCGCAGGCTTTGTTGGCCGAATTGGACGGTATCCTAATATACACATTGGGCGTTGATGACACTATCGATTGGGCTTCGCTTAAGGGACCGAAGTCATATCCCGAGCCGCGACCCGAGGAGCCGCAGCTTCCAACACCACCCATCGAGCCCGAGCTTCCGAGAAAGCATCGGCGAGATGATGCAAAATATGAGGTTCGACCGGACCTGCTCGGAAAGCTTTTCAAGTCCATTCACGCGAAGAGGCTTGCTGAGGCGGAAACGCTATATCTGGCGGATCACGCACGTTGGGAGTCCATTGCCAGAAGTATTTACAGCGAGTACGAGTCTCGACGAAATGAGCATCTCCAGCTGGTTCATCGCCTCGAATCTCAATATCGTTCCGAACTTGATGCGTGGGAACGACGGCGAGAAGTTTATAGTCAACGTTGGCAGGTTCGGAGCGACTACGTAGATGCGAAGCGAAATAGATACTTCGCGGGCGACTCCAGGGTGGTTCAGGACTACTGCGAGTTGGTACTTGGCAACTCGAAGTATCCAGATTATTTTCCGCAGGCCTATGAGCTATTGTACGAGGTCGATGATAAGCTCTTGGTTGTCGACTATCAAATTCCAGCGCCCGAGGCACTCCCGACATGCTGTGAAATAAGGTATATCCAATCCAAAGATGAGTTCGTCGAGAAGGAAATTGGTCAAGCGCATCGCAATAAGGCATTCTCGAAAGCGGCATATGAGATCGCTCTCCGCACTCTACATGAACTGTTCGAGGCTGATAGAGCCGACGCACTGCTCGAAATTGTCTTCAATGGATATGTTGCAACTGTAGACTCCCGCTCCGGCGAGGATGTCGAGCTTTGCATCATGACAGTCAAGGCGGAGAAGAACCGATTTCTCTCAATACAGCTAGATCGAATCGAGTCCAAGGAATGCTTTGATTCCCTTGGAGGGCGCTGTAAGTCTCCACTTCACAAACTTGTTCCTGTAGAGCCGATTCGCTCAGCCACGCCAAGAGACTAA
- a CDS encoding 1-phosphofructokinase family hexose kinase, with translation MILTVTPNPCVDKTVFLEAMAVGRKNVCHRVTTIPGGKGNNVARAVKALGEQSASVVLVGGAPGQHVVDMITGQDGLECHPVWIAENTRTITTVLEEGPHRQTPLFEPGPRVGGAEKERLIDEVRSRLGATGILTLNGTVPDPTLQDVYRTLISLARAQGVTVILDTHGPELALGLEAAPYMVKPNDVEAAELVGYALDSEAARWRAIDWFHGKGVSLVVLSLGAEGVLVSDGLERLHVKPPPIEEVNAVGSGDCLVAGMAVGLLRQWPLEQCAVLGVSAGTVNAMRWDIGHVTQAEVERIAPRVAVVRC, from the coding sequence ATGATTCTCACGGTAACACCGAATCCCTGCGTGGACAAGACGGTTTTTCTCGAAGCCATGGCGGTGGGCAGGAAAAACGTATGCCACCGCGTCACGACCATACCCGGCGGGAAGGGGAACAACGTGGCGAGGGCCGTGAAAGCCCTGGGAGAACAGAGCGCTTCGGTGGTGCTTGTGGGTGGTGCCCCTGGACAGCACGTGGTGGACATGATTACCGGACAGGATGGATTGGAATGTCATCCGGTCTGGATTGCCGAAAATACCCGCACCATCACTACGGTGCTCGAGGAAGGCCCGCACCGGCAGACGCCCCTGTTTGAGCCGGGGCCGCGCGTCGGCGGAGCGGAGAAGGAGCGCCTCATAGACGAAGTGCGCTCGCGACTCGGGGCGACGGGTATACTTACGCTCAACGGCACGGTGCCGGACCCGACCCTTCAGGACGTCTACCGCACCCTCATCTCCCTCGCGCGAGCGCAGGGCGTGACTGTCATCCTGGATACCCACGGCCCGGAACTTGCCCTCGGGCTGGAGGCCGCCCCGTATATGGTCAAGCCCAACGACGTTGAAGCGGCGGAACTGGTGGGCTACGCGCTGGATTCCGAAGCGGCCCGTTGGCGCGCCATTGACTGGTTCCACGGGAAGGGCGTCAGCCTGGTCGTCTTGTCCCTCGGCGCGGAAGGCGTCCTTGTGTCGGACGGTCTTGAGCGCCTTCATGTGAAGCCGCCCCCGATTGAAGAGGTCAACGCCGTAGGGTCCGGGGATTGTCTGGTCGCGGGCATGGCGGTGGGCCTGTTGCGCCAGTGGCCCCTGGAGCAGTGTGCCGTGCTGGGCGTCAGCGCGGGAACGGTCAACGCCATGCGCTGGGACATCGGGCACGTAACCCAGGCGGAGGTGGAGCGGATAGCGCCCCGTGTTGCCGTCGTGCGCTGCTGA
- a CDS encoding response regulator, giving the protein MVSRPALVKRLRAGLDPVLWQSPQGDWREGLLSLLLRVILFLAPWVYFPSLYMCYVGGYATIAATDTAAIIGFICLYYFRGISFTTKAFGFALICYMLGTVLLIYLGPISQIYLFGFSILTGLLLGLRAGLVGVAINGVTLLVIGLAGAASPNMAAVWDQNPLSWIVITANFLMMNALLVIAIGAIIAALEKALAHQKQARAVAEQSAAELTLANRALESEVEEHRHTESALAVSLERFHVLSRATTDAIWDWDLSADTLWWNEGFEALFGLLPGEEAPDIGAWGRRIHPDDRKRVTESLHAAVAGTGDLWIEEYRFLRKDGGYAHVLDRGQVIRGEGGGPLRMIGGMSDLTERKKLEEQFLRAQRMESIGTLAGGIAHDLNNVLTPILMATEMLPEHVRDAEGHAMLDMVRASAQRGADLVQQVLGFARGIEGVRRSVAPAEIARDFRKVLQDTFPRNIVLDLIAPEDVWSIHADPTQIHQVLMNLCVNARDAMPRGGRLTVTLENTVVDDVFSGMNLRATPGPYVKIGVRDTGEGMSEETREKIFEPFFTTKEVGKGTGLGLSTTFSIVRDHGGFIDLYSEVGRGTQFWIYFPADSAEFPESSAQVLPTLPRGNGERVLLVDDEESIRDATGKALELFGYEVVTASNGAEAVSLFVRHRASIDVVLTDMSMPVMDGPAMIAALRTIAPNVRVVASSGLSDNGKYASVSGTSIVRFVPKPYTAEAILQTLREVLDADPSEGEHAPSS; this is encoded by the coding sequence ATGGTGTCACGCCCAGCTCTAGTGAAGCGCCTGCGCGCGGGACTCGATCCCGTCCTGTGGCAATCGCCGCAAGGCGATTGGCGCGAGGGGCTGCTTTCCCTGCTGCTTCGGGTGATTCTTTTCCTGGCGCCCTGGGTCTATTTTCCCAGTCTCTACATGTGCTATGTCGGCGGATACGCGACCATCGCGGCAACCGATACCGCCGCAATCATCGGCTTCATCTGTCTGTACTATTTCCGGGGAATCAGTTTCACGACGAAAGCCTTCGGCTTTGCGCTCATCTGCTACATGCTCGGGACCGTTCTCCTCATATACCTGGGTCCGATCAGCCAGATTTATCTTTTTGGATTCTCCATACTCACCGGGCTCCTCCTCGGGCTGCGCGCGGGGCTCGTCGGTGTCGCCATCAACGGCGTCACCCTGCTCGTTATAGGGCTGGCCGGGGCGGCCTCGCCCAACATGGCCGCGGTGTGGGATCAGAATCCACTCTCCTGGATCGTGATCACCGCCAACTTCCTCATGATGAACGCTTTGCTCGTGATCGCGATCGGGGCCATTATCGCGGCGCTGGAAAAGGCCCTCGCCCATCAGAAGCAGGCCCGAGCCGTCGCCGAGCAGAGCGCCGCCGAACTCACCCTCGCAAACCGCGCACTGGAGAGCGAAGTCGAGGAACACCGCCACACCGAGAGCGCCCTGGCGGTCAGTCTGGAGCGCTTTCACGTGCTCTCCCGCGCCACCACCGACGCCATCTGGGACTGGGACCTCTCGGCCGATACCCTATGGTGGAACGAAGGCTTCGAGGCGCTCTTCGGCCTGTTGCCCGGCGAGGAAGCCCCCGACATCGGCGCCTGGGGAAGACGGATCCACCCGGACGACCGCAAGCGCGTGACCGAAAGCCTCCATGCCGCGGTGGCGGGGACGGGTGACCTCTGGATCGAGGAGTATCGTTTTCTCCGGAAGGACGGCGGTTACGCCCATGTGCTCGACCGGGGCCAGGTGATTCGCGGCGAGGGCGGCGGCCCGCTCCGCATGATCGGGGGCATGAGCGACCTGACCGAACGCAAGAAGCTGGAGGAGCAGTTTCTGCGCGCCCAGCGAATGGAAAGCATCGGCACCCTGGCCGGGGGCATCGCCCACGATCTCAACAACGTGCTGACGCCCATCCTCATGGCCACGGAAATGCTCCCGGAGCACGTGCGGGATGCCGAAGGGCACGCCATGCTGGACATGGTGCGCGCAAGCGCCCAGCGCGGGGCCGATCTTGTTCAGCAGGTGCTCGGCTTTGCCCGCGGCATCGAAGGCGTGCGCCGCTCCGTAGCCCCCGCCGAAATCGCCCGCGACTTCCGCAAAGTGCTTCAGGACACCTTTCCGCGAAACATCGTTCTCGATCTCATCGCCCCGGAGGATGTCTGGTCAATTCACGCGGACCCGACCCAGATCCACCAGGTGTTGATGAACCTCTGCGTCAACGCCCGCGACGCCATGCCCAGAGGCGGGCGATTGACCGTGACGCTGGAGAACACGGTGGTGGACGATGTTTTCTCCGGGATGAATCTGCGGGCGACACCCGGGCCCTACGTCAAGATCGGTGTGCGAGATACGGGCGAGGGCATGTCGGAGGAGACGCGGGAGAAAATCTTCGAGCCGTTCTTCACCACCAAAGAAGTGGGCAAGGGCACGGGCCTCGGCCTCTCCACCACCTTCTCCATCGTGCGGGACCACGGCGGATTTATCGATCTGTACAGTGAGGTCGGCCGGGGCACCCAGTTCTGGATTTACTTTCCAGCCGACAGCGCCGAATTTCCAGAGTCTTCCGCCCAGGTCCTCCCCACCCTGCCCCGAGGCAACGGCGAGCGCGTCCTTCTGGTGGATGACGAGGAATCCATTCGGGACGCCACTGGAAAAGCGCTCGAACTCTTTGGCTATGAGGTCGTGACCGCAAGCAATGGCGCAGAAGCCGTGTCGCTCTTTGTCCGGCACCGGGCCAGCATCGATGTGGTGCTGACCGATATGAGCATGCCGGTGATGGACGGCCCCGCGATGATTGCGGCGTTGAGGACGATTGCCCCCAACGTCCGCGTGGTCGCTTCAAGCGGTCTGAGCGACAATGGCAAGTACGCCTCCGTCTCGGGCACCTCCATCGTACGCTTTGTGCCGAAACCGTACACTGCGGAGGCCATACTGCAAACCCTGCGTGAAGTGCTCGACGCCGATCCGTCCGAAGGAGAACACGCGCCCTCATCCTGA
- a CDS encoding formylglycine-generating enzyme family protein — MRRAHAFLSAFAVTLMPCVFAVASPLADPITNSVGMKLQPVPPGSFIMGSPEHEKDRKPTETERRITISREFYIGVYEVTQAEYEAVMGHNPAREKGATLPVDHVTWHDAVAFCDKLTAQESGMRYRLPTEAEWEYTCRAGTATRYYWGDDPELASIGDHAFYKANSGGKTHIVGQKKPNPWGLHDMNGNVWEWCQDWMGPYVPEETKDPQGPAAGEGKVCRGGCWAYEASRCRSAERNDAPADSAHVNLGFRVVAEARR, encoded by the coding sequence ATGCGTCGAGCCCACGCCTTTCTGTCTGCATTTGCCGTCACGCTGATGCCGTGCGTATTCGCCGTCGCATCCCCTTTGGCGGACCCCATCACCAACAGCGTGGGAATGAAACTTCAACCTGTCCCTCCCGGCTCCTTCATCATGGGCTCGCCCGAACACGAAAAGGATCGCAAGCCAACGGAGACTGAGCGAAGGATCACAATCAGCCGCGAATTCTACATCGGTGTTTATGAGGTCACGCAGGCCGAGTACGAGGCGGTCATGGGGCACAATCCCGCCAGGGAAAAGGGGGCGACGCTGCCGGTGGACCACGTAACCTGGCACGATGCGGTGGCCTTCTGCGACAAGCTCACCGCTCAAGAGTCCGGCATGCGCTACCGCCTCCCCACCGAGGCCGAATGGGAGTACACCTGCCGCGCGGGAACCGCAACGCGCTACTATTGGGGCGACGATCCCGAGCTTGCATCTATAGGCGACCACGCCTTCTACAAGGCAAACAGCGGCGGCAAGACCCACATTGTCGGGCAGAAAAAGCCCAATCCGTGGGGCCTTCACGACATGAATGGCAATGTGTGGGAGTGGTGCCAGGATTGGATGGGGCCCTACGTCCCGGAGGAGACGAAGGACCCCCAAGGTCCGGCGGCGGGCGAAGGCAAGGTGTGTCGCGGGGGTTGCTGGGCCTACGAAGCTTCCCGGTGCCGCTCGGCCGAGCGCAACGACGCGCCCGCCGATTCGGCGCATGTAAACCTGGGCTTTCGTGTCGTCGCGGAAGCGCGCCGATGA